A genomic segment from Vicinamibacterales bacterium encodes:
- a CDS encoding phytoene desaturase — MAAAAPTVAVIGSGFGGLALAIRLQAAGLRTVLLEARDKPGGRAYVYEDRGFTFDAGPTVITAPDCLEELFALAGERMADSVDLLPVMPFYRLFWEDGHTFDYSNDLDAVTRQMAARCPEDVEGYRRFLAYAEDVFAEGYTKLAHVPFLDLWSMVRAAPQLVRLEAYRTVYDVVSRYIRDDHHRQAFSFHSLLVGGNPFATSSIYTLIHVLERTWGVTFPRGGTGALVRALVALFERLGGTLRLSTPVDRILTEGGRVTGVRTAAGEVLPVAAVASNADVVHTYKSLLGHDPRGRSAAASLERKRFSMSLFLVYFGTRRRHPHLAHHNVLFGPRYRELLADIFDTGTLADDFSLYLHAPTLSDPSLAPEGCEAFYVLSPVPHLGTGRGIDWTVEGPRYADRILRYLEARYIPHLREDLVTQRIFTPLDFKTELHAHEGSAFSLEPVLTQSAWFRVHNRDDRLPNLYFVGAGTHPGAGVPGVVNSATATAGLMIADLQGRRP; from the coding sequence GTGGCCGCCGCGGCTCCCACGGTCGCCGTCATCGGCAGCGGCTTCGGCGGACTCGCGCTCGCGATCCGCCTCCAGGCCGCGGGCCTGCGCACGGTCCTGCTCGAGGCCCGCGACAAGCCCGGCGGCCGCGCCTACGTCTACGAGGATCGCGGCTTCACCTTCGACGCCGGGCCCACCGTCATCACGGCGCCGGACTGCCTCGAGGAACTCTTCGCCCTGGCGGGCGAACGCATGGCCGATTCCGTGGATCTCCTGCCGGTGATGCCGTTCTATCGCCTGTTCTGGGAGGATGGCCACACGTTCGACTACTCGAACGACCTCGACGCGGTGACGCGCCAGATGGCGGCGCGGTGCCCGGAGGACGTGGAGGGCTACCGGCGCTTCCTCGCCTACGCGGAAGACGTCTTCGCCGAGGGCTACACGAAGCTCGCCCACGTCCCCTTCCTGGATCTCTGGAGCATGGTGCGGGCCGCACCGCAGCTCGTCCGGCTCGAGGCCTACAGGACGGTGTACGACGTCGTCAGCCGCTACATCCGCGACGACCACCACCGGCAGGCGTTCAGCTTCCACTCGCTGCTGGTCGGCGGCAACCCGTTCGCCACCTCGTCGATCTACACGCTCATCCACGTGCTCGAGCGCACCTGGGGTGTGACGTTCCCGCGGGGCGGGACGGGCGCGCTGGTGCGGGCCCTCGTCGCGCTCTTCGAGCGGCTCGGCGGCACGCTGCGCCTGTCGACGCCGGTGGATCGCATCCTGACGGAGGGCGGCAGGGTGACGGGCGTCCGCACCGCGGCCGGCGAGGTGCTGCCGGTGGCGGCCGTGGCGAGCAACGCCGACGTGGTCCACACCTACAAGTCGCTGCTCGGCCACGATCCGCGCGGCCGATCGGCGGCGGCCTCGCTCGAGCGCAAGCGCTTCAGCATGTCGCTCTTCCTCGTCTACTTCGGCACCCGGCGGCGTCATCCGCACCTGGCGCACCACAACGTGCTGTTCGGCCCGCGCTACCGCGAGCTGCTCGCCGACATCTTCGACACCGGCACCCTCGCCGACGACTTCTCCCTCTACCTGCACGCGCCGACGCTGTCGGACCCGTCGCTGGCGCCCGAGGGCTGCGAGGCCTTCTACGTCCTCTCGCCCGTACCGCACCTCGGCACCGGCCGCGGCATCGACTGGACCGTCGAGGGCCCCCGCTACGCCGACCGCATCCTGCGCTACCTGGAGGCGCGCTACATCCCGCACCTGCGCGAAGACCTCGTCACCCAGCGGATCTTCACGCCCCTGGACTTCAAGACCGAGCTCCACGCGCACGAGGGATCGGCGTTCTCGCTCGAGCCGGTGCTGACGCAGAGCGCCTGGTTCCGCGTCCACAACCGCGACGACCGGCTGCCGAACCTCTACTTCGTCGGCGCCGGCACGCACCCGGGCGCCGGGGTGCCGGGTGTCGTGAACTCGGCGACGGCGACGGCCGGCCTGATGATCGCGGACCTGCAGGGACGGCGGCCGTGA
- a CDS encoding phytoene/squalene synthase family protein, which produces MNAPGAPAAPGPAGRGAAIRAGSQSFALASRLFDPATRDLVWDLYAWCRHCDDVVDGQTFGHDAGPVADRAGRLDRLRAGTEAAFDGTADPADPFGALGRVVAATGLPRRLADDHLAGFAMDAAGRRYAAVDDTLDYCYHVAGVVGLMMAWVMGVRDPSVLLRASDLGLAFQLSNIARDVGDDLRHGRVYVPATWLEEAGVALTPGLPLDRAHAARVAPAAARLVAEAERYYDSAWHGVPYLPFRSAWAVATARLVYRDIGRAVVHRGADAWATRTVVSTPRKLARLVEAGLSAGWGTARGGRPGPPRDGLFTPPAVAVLG; this is translated from the coding sequence GTGAACGCCCCGGGCGCGCCGGCGGCGCCGGGGCCTGCCGGGCGCGGCGCGGCCATCCGTGCCGGCTCGCAGAGCTTCGCCCTGGCCTCCCGCCTGTTCGATCCGGCCACGCGGGATCTCGTGTGGGACCTCTACGCCTGGTGCCGCCACTGCGACGACGTGGTGGACGGCCAGACCTTCGGTCACGACGCCGGGCCCGTGGCCGACCGGGCGGGCCGGCTCGATCGCCTGCGCGCGGGTACCGAGGCCGCCTTCGACGGCACCGCCGATCCCGCCGATCCCTTCGGCGCGCTCGGCCGCGTCGTGGCCGCCACGGGCCTGCCGCGACGTCTGGCCGACGACCACCTCGCGGGGTTCGCGATGGACGCCGCCGGGCGCCGCTACGCCGCCGTCGACGACACGCTCGACTACTGCTACCACGTGGCCGGGGTCGTCGGCCTGATGATGGCGTGGGTGATGGGGGTCCGGGATCCGTCGGTGCTGCTGCGCGCGTCGGATCTGGGGCTGGCGTTCCAGTTGAGCAACATCGCGCGCGACGTCGGGGACGACCTCCGCCACGGGCGCGTCTACGTGCCCGCAACCTGGCTGGAGGAGGCCGGCGTCGCGCTCACGCCAGGCCTTCCGCTCGACCGCGCGCACGCCGCCCGGGTGGCGCCGGCGGCCGCCCGGCTCGTGGCCGAGGCCGAGCGCTACTACGACTCGGCATGGCACGGCGTGCCGTACCTTCCGTTCCGATCGGCCTGGGCCGTCGCCACGGCGCGCCTGGTCTACCGGGACATCGGCCGCGCCGTCGTGCACCGGGGCGCCGACGCCTGGGCGACGCGCACCGTCGTCTCCACCCCGCGCAAGCTCGCGCGGCTCGTGGAGGCAGGCCTCTCCGCCGGATGGGGAACCGCGCGCGGCGGCCGGCCCGGACCGCCACGCGACGGCCTCTTCACGCCGCCCGCGGTGGCCGTGCTAGGGTGA
- a CDS encoding sterol desaturase family protein, translated as MSWWAFAAWFLLALVAMEGVAYLTHRFLMHGPLWFLHRSHHVPHDGGWEWNDLFGILFAVPSILFIDAGVNAGGSWMLPVGLGMTGYGALYVVFHDVVVHRRIRLRHVPQWPYLRRIIMAHLVHHKTHGRDGAQSFGFLWAPRDVVK; from the coding sequence ATGTCGTGGTGGGCGTTCGCCGCGTGGTTCCTGCTGGCGCTGGTCGCCATGGAGGGCGTGGCCTACCTCACGCACCGGTTCCTGATGCACGGACCGTTGTGGTTCCTCCACCGTTCGCACCACGTCCCGCACGACGGCGGCTGGGAGTGGAACGACCTGTTCGGGATCCTGTTCGCCGTGCCGTCGATCCTCTTCATCGACGCGGGCGTGAACGCGGGCGGGTCGTGGATGCTGCCCGTCGGCCTGGGGATGACCGGGTACGGGGCGCTGTACGTCGTGTTCCACGACGTCGTCGTCCATCGGCGGATCCGCCTCCGGCACGTGCCGCAGTGGCCGTACTTGCGGCGGATCATCATGGCGCACCTGGTCCACCACAAGACGCACGGCCGGGACGGCGCGCAGTCGTTCGGGTTCCTGTGGGCCCCGAGAGACGTGGTGAAGTAG
- a CDS encoding DinB family protein, giving the protein MSTAFTDRATSTGAATARANALAERLEQGASSLAALARSLTEAQWQTRLPGDGRKVGVVVHHVASVYPIEIELAQALASGKPVSGVSWGDVHAMNAGHARDNDLVTQEAALALLATNSAAAAAAIRALTDAQLDAAATNSLYADAPLTCQHMLEDHAVRHSYHHLAKITAALGL; this is encoded by the coding sequence ATGTCTACCGCATTCACCGACCGCGCCACGTCCACGGGCGCGGCCACCGCCAGGGCCAACGCGCTGGCCGAACGTCTCGAGCAGGGCGCGTCGTCGCTCGCCGCCCTCGCGCGCTCCCTCACGGAGGCGCAGTGGCAGACGCGCCTCCCCGGCGACGGCCGCAAGGTGGGCGTCGTCGTCCATCACGTGGCCAGCGTCTACCCGATCGAAATCGAGCTCGCCCAGGCGCTGGCGTCAGGCAAGCCCGTATCGGGAGTCTCCTGGGGCGACGTGCACGCCATGAACGCTGGACACGCGCGCGACAACGACCTCGTCACGCAGGAAGCCGCCCTGGCGCTCCTGGCCACGAACAGCGCGGCCGCGGCGGCCGCCATCCGCGCGCTGACCGATGCTCAGCTCGATGCGGCCGCTACCAACTCGCTCTACGCCGACGCGCCCCTCACGTGCCAGCACATGCTCGAGGATCACGCCGTGCGGCACAGCTACCACCACCTCGCGAAGATCACGGCCGCGCTGGGGCTGTAG
- a CDS encoding PHB depolymerase family esterase, translated as MTPGLRHVPRLVLALVAIALAAPPDAPLRAQPARPRGEVRRTLSHGGRTRTYQVYDYGRDTPAPVVVVLHGGGGNAENAVRMTGFNRIAERDGAIAVYPDGTAGRAGGRLLTWNAGHCCAAAMRNRVDDVGFIGALIDALVAGGRADASRIYVTGMSNGAMMAHRLGRELSMRIAAIAPVVGAVFGDEPPPRAPMPAYIVVGAEDDVVPAAGGPLHLRALLGGRSAADRSVAPAVAQATYWATHDGCGEPTRSTSAAAETSAWTSCRSGASVVYQRVAGNGHAWPGGRPGRRGAAEPTTAFDATAEIWAFFRNQRRPSPAR; from the coding sequence ATGACGCCCGGACTGCGGCACGTCCCGCGCCTGGTCCTCGCGCTCGTGGCAATCGCCCTCGCCGCTCCGCCAGACGCCCCGCTGCGCGCGCAGCCGGCGAGGCCGCGGGGCGAGGTGCGCCGCACCCTCTCGCACGGCGGCCGCACGCGCACCTACCAGGTGTACGACTACGGCCGCGACACGCCGGCGCCCGTGGTCGTCGTCCTCCACGGCGGCGGCGGGAACGCCGAGAACGCGGTGCGGATGACGGGGTTCAACCGGATCGCCGAGCGCGACGGCGCCATTGCCGTGTATCCCGACGGCACCGCCGGGCGCGCCGGCGGCCGCCTGCTCACATGGAACGCCGGCCACTGCTGCGCGGCGGCGATGCGGAACCGCGTGGACGACGTCGGGTTCATCGGCGCCCTCATCGACGCCCTCGTGGCCGGCGGGCGGGCCGACGCCTCGCGGATCTACGTGACCGGCATGTCCAACGGCGCGATGATGGCGCACCGGCTGGGCCGCGAGCTGTCGATGAGGATCGCGGCCATCGCGCCCGTCGTGGGGGCCGTGTTCGGCGACGAGCCGCCGCCCAGGGCGCCGATGCCCGCCTACATCGTGGTCGGCGCGGAGGACGACGTCGTACCGGCGGCCGGGGGACCGCTGCACCTGCGCGCGCTGCTCGGCGGGCGGTCCGCCGCCGACCGGTCCGTGGCGCCCGCCGTGGCGCAGGCCACCTACTGGGCGACGCACGACGGCTGTGGCGAGCCGACGCGATCGACCTCCGCCGCGGCGGAGACGTCCGCGTGGACCTCGTGCCGGAGCGGTGCGTCCGTGGTCTACCAGCGCGTGGCCGGGAACGGACACGCGTGGCCGGGCGGCCGGCCCGGACGCCGCGGCGCGGCCGAGCCCACGACCGCCTTCGACGCCACCGCCGAGATCTGGGCGTTCTTCAGGAATCAGCGGCGCCCGAGCCCCGCGCGCTGA
- a CDS encoding serine/threonine-protein kinase: MPQDDAFARIKDLVMRAREVPQANRAAFLAEASGGDDAVVREVEALLAHDVSVELLQTGVVLARAGADLGAPEPGNAPPARVGPYRITGVLGEGGMGIVYRADQDEPIRRTVALKLVRRGMDTARIVQRFELERQTLARMNHAGIARVFDAGATEDGRPFFVMELVDGRPITEFAQERRLPLAARLDLFVTVCDAVTHAHQKGVIHRDLKPSNVLVAEEDGRALPKIIDFGIAKAIGDDGDGLTLGARGIGTPAYMSPEQAGVSEVPVDTRSDVYALGVLLYELLTGHSPYQIDTGTPAEFQRAFYRTSPVLPSASTPPAPLRSTDLAGDLDSVVLKAIEVDADRRYATVAQLAEDLDRYRRGLPVSARAATWSYRTAKFVRRNRLAVGAAAAVLAALAGALIVSLVSLQRVSAERDAARAARDAAQAARDTAASTTEFLGTMLTSVSPLDRGGGSTVDVRMRDVLDDALTRLDGGAIKDATAEARLRQSLARSYRALGALDVACAQFARGVERAAEVEGPAGPTALAVGSEQITCLLQAGRRDEAKEKAARLAEACGDPLPPAAPAEQCAMVLYSRGAVEFDTRRFDAAIVTLRRALAVHPAPDSDRMRLNIERVLSQALSEAGHHEEAVAMSRSVIARQEQALGKDHFLVVSSLQGLGILMQNMGRPEEALAIYQDVVARSTRALGANNEVTLRSRHQLGQALCELGRFEECRDVVAAVLEERVRLSGRGHPSSLLAAHTLSRARLALGDVEGGLEGLREVVRLAERALPAGSLTTDFYAVVLGEHLGRQKRYREAEAVARKVYERTAPNQESRARELAQRAASVLATVSEAQGRKDDAAEWRQRAEAGKSAS, from the coding sequence ATGCCGCAAGACGACGCGTTCGCCCGGATCAAGGACCTCGTGATGCGTGCGCGCGAGGTGCCGCAGGCGAATCGTGCCGCGTTCCTCGCCGAGGCCTCCGGCGGGGACGACGCCGTCGTGCGCGAGGTCGAAGCCCTCCTGGCGCACGACGTCAGCGTCGAGCTGCTCCAGACAGGGGTGGTGCTCGCGCGCGCGGGGGCGGACCTCGGCGCCCCCGAGCCCGGCAACGCCCCGCCCGCGCGGGTCGGGCCCTACCGCATCACCGGCGTCCTCGGCGAGGGCGGCATGGGCATCGTGTACCGCGCCGACCAGGACGAGCCCATCCGCCGCACGGTGGCGCTCAAGCTGGTGCGCCGCGGGATGGACACGGCCCGCATCGTCCAGCGCTTCGAGCTCGAGCGGCAGACGCTGGCGCGCATGAACCACGCCGGCATCGCGCGCGTGTTCGACGCCGGCGCCACGGAGGACGGCCGGCCCTTCTTCGTGATGGAGCTGGTGGACGGTCGGCCCATCACGGAGTTCGCGCAGGAGCGGCGCCTGCCGCTGGCCGCGCGGCTGGACCTGTTCGTCACGGTCTGCGACGCCGTGACGCACGCGCACCAGAAGGGCGTCATCCACCGCGACCTCAAGCCGTCCAACGTACTGGTGGCCGAGGAGGACGGCCGCGCCCTCCCGAAGATCATCGATTTCGGCATCGCCAAGGCGATCGGCGACGACGGCGATGGCCTGACGCTCGGTGCGCGGGGCATCGGCACGCCGGCGTACATGAGCCCCGAGCAGGCCGGTGTCTCGGAGGTGCCCGTCGACACGCGAAGCGACGTCTACGCGCTGGGCGTGCTGCTCTACGAGCTCCTCACGGGCCACTCCCCGTACCAGATCGATACGGGCACGCCGGCCGAGTTCCAGCGGGCGTTCTACCGCACCTCGCCCGTGCTCCCAAGTGCCTCGACGCCCCCCGCGCCCCTCCGGTCCACGGACCTGGCCGGCGACCTCGACAGCGTCGTGCTCAAGGCGATCGAGGTGGACGCCGACCGGCGCTACGCCACCGTCGCGCAACTGGCCGAGGACCTGGACCGGTACCGCCGGGGCCTGCCGGTGTCTGCGCGGGCCGCCACCTGGTCGTACCGCACCGCGAAGTTCGTGCGGCGCAATCGCCTGGCGGTGGGGGCGGCGGCGGCGGTCCTGGCCGCGCTCGCCGGGGCCCTGATCGTCTCGCTCGTGAGCCTGCAGCGGGTGTCGGCGGAACGCGACGCGGCCCGGGCGGCGCGCGATGCCGCGCAGGCCGCGCGCGACACGGCCGCGTCCACCACCGAGTTCCTCGGCACCATGCTGACGTCGGTGAGTCCCCTCGATCGAGGCGGCGGCAGCACCGTGGACGTCCGGATGCGCGACGTCCTGGACGACGCCCTCACCCGCCTCGACGGCGGTGCCATCAAGGACGCGACGGCCGAGGCGCGGCTGCGCCAGTCGCTGGCGCGCTCGTACCGGGCCCTGGGCGCGCTCGACGTCGCCTGCGCCCAGTTCGCGCGCGGCGTCGAGCGCGCGGCCGAAGTCGAAGGACCGGCCGGTCCGACGGCGCTCGCCGTGGGCAGCGAGCAGATCACGTGCCTCCTGCAGGCCGGCCGCCGGGACGAGGCCAAGGAGAAGGCGGCGCGCCTGGCCGAGGCCTGCGGGGATCCGCTGCCGCCCGCCGCGCCGGCGGAGCAGTGCGCGATGGTGCTCTACAGCCGTGGCGCGGTCGAGTTCGACACCCGCAGGTTCGACGCCGCCATCGTCACGCTCCGGCGCGCCCTCGCCGTCCATCCGGCTCCCGACAGCGACCGCATGCGGCTCAACATCGAACGGGTGCTCTCGCAAGCCCTCTCCGAAGCCGGCCACCACGAGGAGGCGGTGGCGATGAGCCGCAGCGTGATCGCACGCCAGGAGCAGGCGCTCGGCAAGGATCACTTCCTCGTCGTCTCGTCGCTGCAGGGGCTCGGCATCCTCATGCAGAACATGGGGCGGCCGGAAGAGGCGCTGGCCATCTACCAGGACGTCGTGGCGCGATCGACCCGTGCGCTCGGCGCCAACAACGAAGTGACGCTGCGAAGCCGGCATCAGCTCGGGCAGGCCCTGTGCGAGCTGGGCCGCTTCGAGGAATGTCGGGACGTCGTCGCCGCCGTGCTCGAGGAGCGCGTCCGGCTGTCTGGCCGCGGTCACCCGAGCTCGCTGCTCGCGGCCCACACCCTCAGCCGGGCGCGTCTCGCCCTGGGCGACGTCGAGGGCGGTCTCGAGGGCCTGCGCGAGGTGGTGCGCCTCGCCGAGCGCGCGCTGCCCGCCGGCTCGCTCACCACGGACTTCTACGCCGTCGTGCTCGGCGAGCATCTCGGACGCCAGAAGCGGTACCGGGAGGCGGAGGCGGTCGCGCGGAAGGTCTACGAGCGGACGGCGCCGAACCAGGAGTCGCGGGCGCGCGAACTGGCGCAACGCGCGGCGTCGGTGCTGGCCACGGTCTCCGAGGCGCAGGGGCGGAAGGACGACGCCGCCGAATGGCGGCAGCGGGCCGAGGCAGGGAAGTCCGCGAGCTAG
- a CDS encoding amidohydrolase: MSVIRRAAVPAVLLCVAGACASDPSLPPADVLLVNAKVYTMSWPDPATDGTPAQGAPHDAAGWHPDAEAVAITADRITLVGTRQAVDARKGPATRVLDLNGATLVPGLVDSHSHILELGAKLEAVDLVGVETEADAVERVVQAAAATPAGQWITGRGWDEGAWANRYPDWRLLTEKVPDHPVVLYSLHGFAIWANRPALDAARITRATDAPVGGEIRRDARGEPTGIFLNRATTLMASAVPAPSPDQIQRQLLAGLTEMARSGYTAVHDAGVDRATLDGYLALDGRGQLPIRVYVMLSARDPELCREWESKGPTGAPSDRLVVRAVKAYYDGALGSRGARLLDDYSDQPGHRGLSGAGYGFDKDVVAAMMRAGFQVGVHAIGDAGNRETLDFLEGVLSGNERARQGRHRIEHAQIVAPADMPRFAALGIIASMEPPHAVEDKGWAETRVGPERIKGAYAWRTLRKAGARLIFNSDLTGSDHDIFYGLHSAITRQDKAHQPEGGWYPDQRMTPEEAVRGYSTWAAYAAFAEQERGQIAEGRLADLTALSIDPLATGTSNPGALLDGRIRLTVVGGRVVSEGR; the protein is encoded by the coding sequence ATGTCCGTCATCCGCCGCGCGGCCGTTCCCGCCGTACTCCTCTGTGTCGCCGGCGCCTGCGCCTCCGACCCGTCGCTCCCGCCCGCCGACGTGCTGCTCGTCAACGCGAAGGTCTACACGATGTCGTGGCCCGATCCGGCGACGGATGGCACGCCCGCCCAAGGCGCCCCCCACGACGCCGCCGGCTGGCATCCAGATGCGGAGGCCGTGGCCATCACGGCGGACCGCATCACGCTCGTGGGCACCCGCCAGGCCGTCGATGCCCGGAAAGGGCCGGCGACGCGCGTCCTCGATCTGAACGGCGCCACGCTGGTGCCAGGGCTCGTGGACTCGCACTCGCACATCCTCGAGCTCGGCGCGAAGCTCGAGGCCGTGGACCTGGTGGGCGTGGAGACCGAAGCCGACGCCGTGGAGCGCGTGGTTCAGGCCGCGGCGGCGACTCCGGCCGGGCAGTGGATCACCGGCCGCGGCTGGGACGAAGGCGCGTGGGCGAACCGGTACCCCGACTGGCGCCTCCTCACCGAGAAGGTGCCGGACCACCCCGTGGTGCTCTACTCGCTCCACGGCTTCGCCATCTGGGCCAACCGCCCCGCGCTCGACGCGGCCAGGATCACGCGCGCGACCGACGCGCCGGTGGGCGGCGAGATCCGCAGGGACGCCCGCGGCGAGCCCACGGGCATCTTCCTGAACCGCGCCACCACGCTCATGGCGAGCGCGGTGCCGGCGCCCTCGCCGGACCAGATCCAGCGGCAGCTGCTGGCCGGACTCACCGAGATGGCCCGCTCCGGCTACACGGCCGTCCACGACGCCGGCGTGGATCGCGCGACCCTCGACGGCTACCTCGCCCTCGACGGGAGAGGCCAGCTCCCGATTCGCGTCTACGTGATGCTCTCGGCGCGCGACCCCGAGCTGTGCCGGGAATGGGAATCGAAGGGCCCCACGGGTGCACCGTCGGACCGGCTCGTGGTGCGGGCGGTCAAGGCCTACTATGACGGCGCGCTCGGCTCCCGCGGCGCGCGCCTGCTGGACGACTACAGCGACCAGCCCGGCCACCGCGGGCTGAGCGGCGCCGGCTACGGCTTCGACAAGGACGTCGTGGCCGCCATGATGCGCGCCGGCTTCCAGGTGGGCGTCCACGCCATCGGCGATGCCGGCAACCGCGAGACGCTGGACTTCCTCGAAGGCGTGCTGTCAGGGAACGAGCGCGCGCGCCAGGGCCGGCACCGCATCGAACACGCGCAGATCGTGGCTCCGGCCGACATGCCGCGCTTCGCCGCCCTCGGCATCATCGCCTCGATGGAGCCGCCGCACGCGGTGGAGGACAAGGGCTGGGCCGAGACGCGCGTGGGCCCCGAGCGGATCAAGGGCGCCTATGCTTGGCGCACGTTGCGGAAGGCCGGCGCGCGGCTCATCTTCAACTCGGATCTGACCGGATCGGATCACGACATCTTCTACGGCCTGCATTCGGCCATCACGCGACAGGACAAGGCGCACCAGCCCGAGGGCGGCTGGTATCCGGACCAGCGGATGACGCCCGAGGAGGCGGTGCGCGGCTACAGCACCTGGGCCGCCTACGCGGCGTTCGCCGAGCAGGAGCGCGGCCAGATCGCCGAGGGGCGGCTGGCCGACCTCACCGCCCTGTCGATCGATCCGCTGGCGACGGGCACGTCGAACCCCGGCGCCTTGCTCGACGGGCGCATTCGCCTCACGGTCGTCGGCGGGCGCGTGGTGTCCGAGGGACGGTAG